A genome region from Lentimicrobiaceae bacterium includes the following:
- a CDS encoding C25 family cysteine peptidase, with amino-acid sequence MKNLISVISKITILTVFLMFGYSASSTSVVKHLIPGVPNTFSVTINEFDKIQTFSTLNELNVNFINVGNGHFVEISADEYTKTNIVGNPQLPVISKLIEIPTGGRPVVTVKSYEVQEYKLSDLGINDMLLPVQPPQPKSGDPVPFTINMEVYSNNEFYSEELARVEVNGYLRSTQLANLIISPVQYNPVTNTIRVINNIIVDVDFEGANYQATQELKLKTRSPYFDNFSYRTLNPISIASTRDTLSKVPVKYVIVSDPMFKDQLKPFVNWKTKKGFKVIEAYTNDPQVGNSFNSIKNYLKGLYQSATVNDPAPTFVLFVGDVDQIPAYNCGQHYSDLYYCEYSNDYMPEVYYGRFSANNPGELQPQIDKTLMHEQYLMPDPSYLNEAVMIAGNDASHSQKWGNGQINYGTTYYFNEEHGILSHTYLQPEPSGANYSQSIRDNISNGVCYANYTAHGNIDGWDNPAFKISHIPSLQNYGKYPLMVGNCCLTNVYNQHTFGEALLRAEDKGAIGYIGASNSTYWDEDYWWGVGFGTVSANATYEATGLGAYDRTFHDHGEPRSEWYATMEQMTFAGLLAVQESNSSMKKYYWEVYCLMGDPSVMMYFSEPPAMSYSALPLLPLGHQSFEIQTEPYAYVAITRNNVIYGVAEADESGLAVVNLNPITIPGYVNVVMTKQNFQPYIDSVMVASPEGAYLFLSNYQFTDTAGNNNQILEYDEIISVNLTYNNYGNQSAVNAVSTLTTNNPYVEILTPSYTWSNIPSNGASTAYSAFNIELKDGIPDMTQLVFNLVTTFDTSTFETQLYGTVQAPTVTNLDFIFDDATYGNGNGQFDPGETIIIKQPVTNQGHCPTGEVTSQLFIFDNDLITINEGINILPALNPSDTDTATFSITIGNGVQIGTNFTLYITSHSGMYSDITTVIPQIGSQFEDFETGNFSKFNWEMADVPFVISNQNPHAGSYSAKSGTIGNNGKSTMYLKGNVLQDDQISFYVKTGTQAGFDFLNFYIDSVLVKSWSGVTPWQYYTCNVSSGNHTFRWSYEKNENTLVQPDAVWVDDIQFPPMGQSSSSALSVNVLASPDSTCAGNSTQLYAFASGGATQYMYEWSPAESLSNPNVFNPVATPLQTTTYTVVVKSGIENITKTLSVTVSPGPDAPIIHEQGADLVSSYATGNQWYNLDGIIPGATQQTYTPTNTNSYYCVYTDENGCVSVPSNIITVLFQSVGKVFENKVSVYPNPLNNILHVDFSLKTNDDISIMLYNAIGTKVKQVNIGDKSAGNHVVDIDVSDLASGIYMCKVIFGNNYSKTIKIIKR; translated from the coding sequence ATGAAAAACTTAATTTCAGTAATTTCAAAAATTACAATTCTAACCGTGTTTTTGATGTTCGGATACAGTGCGAGTAGTACTTCTGTGGTAAAGCATTTAATTCCCGGAGTCCCAAACACATTTTCGGTTACTATCAACGAATTCGACAAAATTCAAACATTTAGTACGCTAAACGAGCTAAACGTTAATTTTATTAATGTTGGCAACGGGCATTTTGTTGAAATTTCGGCTGACGAATACACTAAAACAAATATTGTTGGAAATCCGCAATTGCCGGTTATTTCTAAACTGATAGAAATTCCAACGGGTGGCAGACCGGTTGTTACCGTTAAAAGTTACGAAGTTCAGGAATATAAACTTTCCGACTTAGGTATCAACGATATGCTACTTCCTGTTCAACCGCCGCAACCCAAAAGTGGCGACCCTGTCCCTTTTACAATTAATATGGAAGTCTACTCCAACAACGAATTTTATTCCGAAGAACTTGCCAGAGTTGAAGTAAACGGATATTTGCGCTCAACGCAATTGGCTAATTTAATTATTTCTCCGGTTCAGTACAACCCTGTAACCAACACTATTAGAGTAATAAATAATATTATTGTAGATGTTGATTTTGAAGGAGCTAATTATCAGGCAACACAAGAACTTAAACTTAAAACAAGGTCGCCGTATTTCGATAATTTCTCATACAGAACATTGAATCCCATTTCAATAGCTTCTACCAGAGATACTTTATCGAAAGTGCCGGTTAAGTACGTTATCGTTTCCGATCCAATGTTCAAAGATCAGTTAAAACCGTTTGTAAATTGGAAAACAAAAAAAGGTTTTAAAGTGATAGAAGCCTACACCAACGACCCACAGGTGGGTAACAGTTTTAATTCCATTAAAAATTATTTAAAAGGATTGTACCAATCGGCAACAGTTAACGACCCGGCACCAACATTTGTTTTATTTGTCGGCGACGTTGATCAAATACCTGCTTATAACTGCGGACAGCACTACTCCGATTTATACTACTGCGAGTACTCAAACGACTACATGCCCGAAGTTTATTACGGAAGATTTTCGGCTAACAATCCAGGCGAATTACAGCCTCAAATTGATAAAACTTTAATGCACGAACAATATTTGATGCCTGACCCAAGCTACTTAAACGAAGCGGTTATGATAGCAGGAAATGACGCATCGCACTCTCAAAAATGGGGCAACGGTCAGATTAATTATGGCACAACTTACTACTTCAACGAAGAGCATGGTATTCTTTCGCATACATATTTGCAACCAGAGCCTTCAGGAGCAAACTATTCGCAAAGCATTAGAGACAACATCAGTAATGGAGTGTGTTATGCAAACTATACTGCTCACGGCAATATCGATGGTTGGGACAATCCGGCATTTAAAATTAGCCATATCCCATCTCTTCAAAATTACGGTAAATATCCTTTAATGGTAGGTAACTGTTGTTTAACCAACGTGTATAATCAACATACATTTGGCGAAGCATTGCTACGTGCCGAAGATAAGGGCGCCATAGGTTACATTGGAGCATCAAACAGTACTTATTGGGACGAAGATTATTGGTGGGGTGTAGGATTTGGTACGGTATCGGCTAATGCTACATACGAAGCTACAGGATTGGGTGCTTACGATAGAACATTCCACGACCACGGCGAACCCAGAAGCGAATGGTATGCTACTATGGAGCAAATGACTTTTGCAGGTTTGCTGGCAGTTCAAGAGTCAAATTCATCGATGAAAAAATATTATTGGGAAGTATACTGCTTAATGGGCGATCCTTCTGTAATGATGTACTTTTCCGAGCCACCGGCTATGTCGTACTCAGCTTTGCCTTTGTTACCTTTAGGACATCAAAGTTTTGAAATTCAAACAGAACCCTACGCTTATGTTGCAATTACTCGAAACAACGTAATATACGGTGTTGCCGAAGCAGATGAATCAGGTTTGGCTGTTGTCAACCTCAATCCGATAACAATACCCGGATATGTAAATGTTGTTATGACAAAACAAAACTTCCAGCCATATATCGATAGCGTTATGGTTGCATCACCCGAGGGGGCATATTTATTTCTAAGTAATTATCAGTTTACCGATACGGCAGGCAACAACAACCAAATACTCGAATATGACGAAATTATTTCGGTTAACCTAACGTATAATAACTACGGCAACCAAAGTGCTGTAAATGCTGTTTCAACTCTTACTACAAATAACCCATACGTCGAAATATTAACTCCTTCGTACACATGGAGCAATATTCCAAGCAATGGAGCATCAACCGCTTACAGTGCATTTAATATTGAGTTAAAAGATGGAATTCCGGATATGACCCAGTTAGTATTTAATTTGGTTACCACTTTCGATACATCTACCTTTGAAACACAACTTTATGGCACCGTACAAGCGCCTACAGTTACAAATTTAGATTTCATTTTCGATGATGCTACATACGGCAACGGCAACGGACAATTTGACCCGGGTGAAACAATTATTATAAAACAACCGGTAACTAACCAGGGACATTGTCCTACGGGAGAAGTTACAAGCCAGTTGTTTATTTTTGATAACGATTTAATTACGATTAACGAAGGAATTAATATTCTTCCAGCTCTAAATCCATCCGATACAGATACTGCTACTTTTAGCATTACCATAGGAAATGGAGTTCAAATTGGAACTAATTTCACTTTGTACATTACTTCTCATTCGGGAATGTACAGCGATATAACAACTGTAATTCCTCAAATTGGAAGTCAATTTGAAGACTTTGAAACAGGAAACTTTTCAAAATTCAATTGGGAAATGGCAGACGTACCATTTGTAATTTCAAATCAAAATCCGCATGCCGGAAGCTATAGTGCTAAATCGGGTACAATCGGCAACAACGGAAAAAGTACAATGTATTTGAAAGGTAATGTTTTACAAGACGACCAGATCAGTTTTTATGTTAAAACAGGAACTCAAGCTGGTTTCGACTTTTTAAACTTTTATATTGATTCTGTTTTGGTTAAAAGTTGGAGTGGAGTAACACCGTGGCAATATTACACCTGCAATGTGAGCTCAGGAAATCACACTTTCAGATGGTCGTACGAGAAAAACGAAAACACTTTGGTACAGCCCGATGCAGTTTGGGTCGACGATATTCAGTTTCCTCCTATGGGACAAAGTTCAAGTTCGGCACTTTCGGTTAATGTATTGGCTTCGCCGGATTCAACCTGTGCAGGTAATTCTACTCAATTATATGCTTTTGCTTCCGGCGGAGCTACTCAGTATATGTACGAATGGTCTCCTGCAGAATCTTTAAGCAATCCTAATGTGTTTAACCCTGTCGCTACTCCGTTACAAACAACTACTTATACGGTTGTGGTAAAATCAGGTATAGAAAACATAACAAAAACTTTAAGTGTTACTGTTTCGCCCGGACCCGATGCACCGATTATTCACGAACAAGGTGCCGATTTAGTTTCAAGCTATGCAACAGGCAACCAGTGGTACAATTTAGACGGAATTATACCCGGAGCAACGCAACAAACTTATACACCTACAAATACCAATAGCTATTACTGCGTTTACACCGACGAAAACGGCTGTGTTTCTGTGCCGTCAAATATTATTACAGTTTTGTTCCAAAGTGTCGGTAAAGTTTTTGAAAATAAAGTATCAGTATATCCAAATCCTTTAAACAATATTTTACATGTTGATTTTTCGTTGAAAACAAACGATGATATTTCAATAATGCTATACAATGCCATAGGAACCAAAGTAAAACAAGTGAATATTGGAGACAAATCGGCTGGAAATCATGTTGTAGATATTGATGTTAGCGATTTGGCATCAGGTATTTACATGTGTAAAGTGATTTTTGGAAACAATTACAGTAAAACCATTAAAATAATAAAACGATAA
- a CDS encoding C25 family cysteine peptidase translates to MKSIKLVLLLVVLYATQVFAAGDWTPISSSTPKASQTTLISEQEDNITISFKVDGFYLNTVKTQLGDASVITLPNSAPIQEAHQPDLPKLSTSVIIPDLALMDIEVVSSSYVEFENINIAPSKGVLTRDINPATVPYTYGRAYQTDQFYPNTLSGLDRPFIIRDVRGQHVQVYPFQYNPITKVLRVYNEIVVRVYKVNDKGENPLIRTSNSNKVVSEFYNIYESVFLNNPVQDYTPVEEEGNMLIISHPTFMQAMQPFIDWKTIKGTKVEMVDVSTIGTTANQIKDYVVNYYNTTGLAFLLLVGDAPQIPTMKGGDLGGPSDPAYGYIVGNDHYIDILVGRFSAETVDHVTTMVERIVEYEKYPNTSIDWFTSGIGIASREGTGDNGEYDWQHMRHIRDDLMGYTYTDVAELYEGSQGGQDAPGDPTPSMVADEVNEGASIINYVGHGGTTSWVTSGFSNSHVQNLTNNNKYPFVWSVACVNGEFENTTCFAEAWTRAKNANGPTGALGFLGSTINQSWNSPMCGQDEMVDILVESYSNNIKRTYGGLSFNGMFKMIEKYGSDGRDMADTWLLFGDPSVVVRTAMPTAMTVNHAAQLFMGESSFTVNTIENGAKVALSVDNQLVGVTTVNNGSAVLYFQPFTMPDTITIVVTKYNRLPYIAKVPIIPNTGPYLIYNSCTVSDLQGNNNSLAEYGETISLNLTLVNIGVLDSENTTITIQSNDQYVDITNPTATGINFPSGDTLTVENAFEIVLSNNLPNLHNIPFSYTATDGAESWNGSFSITGHAGVLNLNSYTINDSQNGNNNGMVNAGEEVILNITLRNNGSSAIYNAFNQISVNDPYLSVVGSPVREYGDLQPGESKTQGYVVKAADDTPLGHTAQVDMLANADLDYIMIDNIMLPIGQIPVAIIDLDGNKNSGSFIKQALNDNNIHPVYTTAFPTNLSKYQTLFVCLGVNTNRHILTSAQGQLLADFLNNGGNLYMEGGDTWKKDPKTAVHNMFKAMGVVDGSNDLATQIGESVAFTAGLIMDYNGDNEFIDHIAAYNGSFNMFKNSSPLYFTAVGNDDVSYKTIASVFEFGGLVDGEGDNTKAEYMRRIVEFFEITAHVYTANFVGTPIIVPMETTVNFNDLSSQSTTSWQWTFEGGIPATSTEQNPTVTYNEVGVYDVTLIVSNGTETDTLYKQDYIDVRDFSVCEIDNMMAEIYPNPATNFVKIKFNGALDKADIVIVNMLGQKVYQAIDIPTNTELVLDITSWNSGVYFVNVYANNKRSLLKFSVK, encoded by the coding sequence ATGAAGTCAATTAAATTAGTATTACTGTTAGTGGTGTTGTACGCCACACAAGTTTTTGCAGCTGGCGACTGGACACCAATAAGCTCGTCCACGCCAAAGGCTTCTCAAACAACTTTAATATCCGAACAAGAAGATAATATTACTATTTCCTTTAAAGTTGACGGTTTTTATCTTAATACCGTTAAAACTCAACTTGGAGATGCTTCGGTAATCACTCTTCCAAATTCAGCACCTATACAGGAAGCACATCAACCCGATTTGCCAAAGCTATCTACTTCTGTTATTATTCCGGATTTAGCTTTAATGGACATAGAAGTTGTGTCTTCTTCTTATGTTGAATTTGAAAATATTAATATTGCTCCTTCAAAAGGTGTTTTAACAAGAGATATCAACCCTGCAACTGTTCCTTATACCTACGGTAGAGCCTACCAAACCGACCAGTTTTATCCTAACACTTTATCAGGATTAGACAGACCTTTTATCATTAGAGACGTTCGCGGACAGCACGTACAAGTTTATCCTTTCCAGTATAACCCTATTACTAAAGTGTTGAGAGTATACAACGAAATTGTTGTCAGAGTGTATAAAGTAAACGATAAGGGCGAAAATCCTCTTATCAGAACAAGTAACTCCAACAAAGTGGTAAGCGAATTTTACAACATATATGAGAGTGTATTTTTAAACAATCCTGTTCAAGATTACACTCCTGTCGAAGAAGAAGGCAATATGCTTATTATTTCGCATCCTACATTTATGCAAGCCATGCAGCCTTTTATCGATTGGAAAACCATAAAAGGTACAAAGGTTGAGATGGTTGATGTTTCAACTATTGGTACAACAGCAAATCAAATAAAGGATTACGTTGTTAATTATTACAACACTACCGGCTTGGCATTCTTGTTACTTGTTGGCGATGCTCCGCAAATTCCTACAATGAAAGGTGGCGACCTTGGCGGACCTTCTGACCCGGCATATGGTTACATTGTTGGTAACGACCATTATATTGATATTTTGGTAGGAAGATTTTCCGCCGAAACAGTTGATCATGTTACAACCATGGTTGAAAGAATTGTAGAATATGAAAAATATCCCAACACAAGTATTGATTGGTTTACAAGTGGTATTGGTATAGCTTCACGAGAAGGAACCGGCGATAACGGTGAATACGACTGGCAACATATGCGTCATATCCGCGATGATTTGATGGGCTACACATATACCGACGTAGCCGAACTATATGAAGGTAGCCAAGGTGGACAAGATGCACCCGGCGACCCAACTCCTTCAATGGTAGCTGATGAGGTAAATGAAGGAGCTTCCATTATCAATTATGTGGGACATGGTGGTACAACATCTTGGGTTACTAGCGGCTTCTCAAATAGCCATGTTCAAAATTTAACCAACAATAACAAATATCCATTTGTATGGAGTGTAGCATGTGTTAACGGAGAATTTGAAAATACAACATGTTTTGCCGAAGCCTGGACAAGAGCAAAAAATGCAAATGGACCAACCGGAGCTCTCGGTTTTCTCGGATCAACAATTAACCAAAGTTGGAATTCGCCTATGTGCGGACAAGACGAAATGGTTGATATTTTGGTTGAATCGTACAGTAACAATATAAAAAGAACTTACGGCGGATTATCTTTTAACGGAATGTTTAAGATGATTGAAAAATATGGATCGGACGGTAGAGATATGGCTGATACATGGCTACTCTTTGGCGACCCCTCAGTTGTTGTGAGAACAGCAATGCCTACGGCTATGACTGTCAATCATGCTGCACAATTGTTTATGGGTGAGTCTTCCTTTACTGTTAATACCATCGAAAATGGAGCCAAAGTAGCTCTTAGTGTTGACAATCAGTTGGTAGGCGTTACAACTGTGAATAATGGTTCGGCTGTTCTTTATTTCCAACCGTTTACAATGCCCGATACAATTACTATTGTTGTTACCAAATACAACCGCTTGCCTTATATAGCTAAAGTTCCTATTATTCCTAATACAGGTCCTTATTTGATATACAACTCTTGCACTGTTAGCGATCTACAAGGCAATAACAATAGCTTAGCTGAATATGGAGAAACAATTAGTCTTAACCTTACTCTTGTTAATATAGGAGTTTTAGATTCGGAAAATACTACTATTACAATTCAAAGCAACGACCAGTATGTTGATATCACTAATCCAACAGCTACAGGTATTAACTTCCCATCGGGTGATACGCTTACCGTTGAAAATGCTTTCGAAATAGTTTTAAGCAACAATTTGCCAAACTTGCACAATATTCCTTTCTCGTACACTGCTACCGACGGAGCAGAGTCGTGGAACGGTTCGTTTAGTATTACGGGACATGCCGGTGTTTTAAATCTTAATTCATACACAATCAACGATTCGCAAAATGGCAACAACAACGGTATGGTTAATGCAGGCGAAGAAGTTATTCTTAATATTACCCTCAGAAACAACGGTTCTTCAGCTATTTACAATGCTTTCAACCAAATATCCGTCAACGATCCTTATTTGAGCGTTGTGGGAAGTCCTGTTAGAGAATACGGCGATTTACAACCCGGCGAAAGCAAAACACAAGGTTATGTTGTTAAAGCTGCCGACGATACTCCGCTTGGACATACTGCTCAGGTAGATATGCTTGCCAACGCCGATTTAGACTACATTATGATAGATAATATAATGCTTCCTATCGGACAAATACCTGTTGCTATTATCGATCTTGACGGTAACAAAAATTCAGGCTCATTTATTAAACAAGCTCTTAACGACAACAATATTCATCCTGTTTATACAACTGCTTTTCCAACCAACTTATCTAAATACCAAACTCTGTTTGTTTGTTTGGGTGTAAATACCAACAGACATATATTAACGAGTGCTCAAGGTCAGTTGTTAGCCGATTTTCTTAATAACGGCGGAAATCTGTACATGGAAGGTGGCGATACTTGGAAAAAAGATCCTAAAACAGCAGTTCATAATATGTTTAAAGCTATGGGAGTTGTTGATGGTAGTAACGATTTAGCTACCCAGATAGGCGAAAGCGTAGCGTTTACAGCAGGTCTTATTATGGATTATAACGGCGATAATGAATTTATCGATCATATTGCTGCCTATAATGGAAGTTTCAACATGTTTAAAAATAGCAGTCCATTATACTTTACTGCTGTGGGCAACGATGATGTTTCGTATAAAACCATAGCCTCTGTTTTTGAATTTGGTGGTTTAGTCGATGGAGAAGGCGATAATACCAAAGCCGAATATATGAGAAGAATTGTTGAGTTTTTTGAAATAACAGCACATGTTTATACTGCTAACTTTGTTGGTACGCCAATTATAGTTCCTATGGAAACCACTGTTAATTTCAACGATTTATCTTCGCAAAGCACAACATCTTGGCAATGGACATTTGAAGGCGGTATACCGGCTACAAGTACCGAGCAAAACCCAACAGTAACGTACAATGAAGTCGGTGTTTATGATGTTACTCTTATTGTATCGAACGGAACAGAAACAGACACATTATACAAGCAAGATTACATTGATGTTAGAGATTTTTCGGTATGCGAAATTGATAACATGATGGCTGAAATTTATCCAAATCCGGCTACCAATTTTGTGAAAATTAAATTTAACGGAGCATTAGATAAAGCCGATATCGTTATAGTTAACATGCTAGGACAAAAAGTATATCAAGCTATTGATATACCAACAAATACCGAATTGGTATTGGATATTACATCTTGGAATAGCGGTGTTTACTTTGTAAATGTTTATGCCAATAACAAGCGTTCGCTGCTTAAGTTTAGCGTCAAGTAG